The following DNA comes from Amycolatopsis albispora.
GTCGGCGTCCGACAAGGCCATGTCGAAGCCGCGCCATCCTGTTGTGAGTTCGGATCACGTGAGGATCGCCATGTGGAGAGACGAGCCAGGCGTCCCATCTCTTGTGTTCGTGCAACTGCTGAGCAGTTCAGCGATCGATCAGAACGCCGTGGAGGAGTTCCGCGCCATCATGGCGCGCGAGGGAACCGGCGAGCTGACTCTGATTCAGACCCAAGCGCAAGCACCGCTGCGGTGGTTTCGCGAGGTCTATCCCGAACTCGACGCCGAGCAGGCGACCCGGCTGGGGATCGCCTGCGCGGAACAGGCCCAGCTCACGTCCTTCGGGCCGATGAGCGTGCCGCTGGTCAGCGCAGGAACCGTCGCCGAGGTCGTGCAGCTGCTGACCTATCTTCCGGTTATCACCAAGGCCGTCACCACCCAGTTCGATCGCCAGCCGGAGGACCTGACGATTCGGCTGTCCGGGAACGCAGGAGAACCCGACCTGGACTGTCTAGTCGTCACCTACTGCGGCCTGGCCCTCATGCGGTTGATCGACCTGCTGGTCGGCGACACGTCGGAGGTGACCATGCATAGTCGCTGGCCGGAGCCGAGCGTCCTGTCTCGAGAGGCATGGCCAGGGGGTCGGCTCGTCTTCGACGCCCCCTTGTCCTACCTGCATATCCCTGCACGGACGCTGCACACGGCCTGCCGCTTCCCCGACCCACTCGCCTACGAAGTCGCCATAACTGACCTCCAGCAGGCGCTCGAACGTCGGGCTGGCCCCCAGGACTTCACCCGCAGAGTGCGGGAGCTGTTGGACGACAGGCCAGGGGTGAAGACGATCCAGTCAGTCGCGGATGAGTTCTCGATCTCCTCGAGCACCCTGAAACGCCGCCTCGCCGCGGAGGGAACCAGCTTCCGCGAACTCCTCCAGAAGTCCCTGCTCGACCGTGCCCGGATACGGCTGCTCGACCGATCCACGTCGGTCAGTGAGGTCGCCGCCGAACTCGGCTACAGCGACGTCACCAACTTCTCGCACGCCTTCAAAGCATGGACCGGCTCCTCACCGAGCCACTTCCGACGCGCCCACCAGCACCCTTGAGCACGGCTCCCAGCGCAGCCTCTCGGCAGGACCGCGGCTGGGGCGCCGTCCGAAATTTGTTTGACAGACCCTCGGAGGCCGTCCATCAGTCACCCGGCTGACCAACCTTCCTGGAGACTTCGCCCGATCCGGGCCGGTTCTCGTGGTCGGTGAGATGCGCGTCGGGGTCGACCGAGGTTTCGAATGCGGTGGCGAGGTCCTCGGCGGAGGTGTGTCCGTGGGTCTGTCGCAGCGGGGTTTCGCGTAGGAAGAGCAGGGTGACGAACCCGAGCAGCGCGAACGGTACGGCGGCGAGGAAGGTGGTTTGCAGCGCC
Coding sequences within:
- a CDS encoding AraC family transcriptional regulator; the encoded protein is MQLLSSSAIDQNAVEEFRAIMAREGTGELTLIQTQAQAPLRWFREVYPELDAEQATRLGIACAEQAQLTSFGPMSVPLVSAGTVAEVVQLLTYLPVITKAVTTQFDRQPEDLTIRLSGNAGEPDLDCLVVTYCGLALMRLIDLLVGDTSEVTMHSRWPEPSVLSREAWPGGRLVFDAPLSYLHIPARTLHTACRFPDPLAYEVAITDLQQALERRAGPQDFTRRVRELLDDRPGVKTIQSVADEFSISSSTLKRRLAAEGTSFRELLQKSLLDRARIRLLDRSTSVSEVAAELGYSDVTNFSHAFKAWTGSSPSHFRRAHQHP